In Mustelus asterias chromosome 20, sMusAst1.hap1.1, whole genome shotgun sequence, a single genomic region encodes these proteins:
- the LOC144508638 gene encoding deoxynucleoside triphosphate triphosphohydrolase SAMHD1-like, protein MVPVTKVFNDPIHGHIEMHPLLVRIIDTPQFQRLRLIKQLGGAYFVYPGASHNRFEHSIGVAYLAGQLVKGLKERQPELGIDERDVLCVQIAGLCHDLGHGPFSHLFDRAFIPRTRPGTNWKHEEASLEMFNHLLESNGLKVAFTENHLNSDDIIFIQEQINWNPSTEARDQEWPFSGRPREKGFLYEIVANKRNGIDVDKWDYFARDSYHLGMQNNFDSTRFLKFARVCEIDDEQKTKLICTRDKEAGNLYDMFHTRYTLHCRACQHNVVNGIECMITDALVLADPHIQISGTGGTLYQMSTSIDDMEAYTKLTDDIFQQILRSSDQNLKEAQKILQNVIDRKLYKCVGHVRPEEKREVKKKEEHKLPAEVATALKIPGVQFSPEDFIVKVVHLDYGMEEENPIDKAWFYCKDNQNQAVKIPKAQVSQLLPERFKEQLIQVYCKTFDKDSVKAAKKHFEKWCINRKFTELRDDDDDDDTAPEGRPKRQRQ, encoded by the exons ATGGTCCCTGTCACAAAG GTTTTCAATGACCCAATCCATGGACACATTGAGATGCATCCGCTCCTCGTCCGGATCATTGATACACCACAGTTCCAGCGACTTCGCTTAATCAAGCAGCTCGGTGGAGCTTACTTTGTGTATCCTGGGGCTTCACACAACAGGTTTGAACACTCCATAGG TGTGGCATACCTGGCAGGCCAGTTGGTAAAAGGTCTGAAAGAGCGGCAACCTGAACTAGGGATTGACGAACGGGATGTGCTATGTGTGCAGATTGCAGGACTTTGTCATGACCTGG GTCACGGGCCATTTTCACACTTGTTTGACAGAGCATTTATCCCACGTACTCGACCAGGGACAAACTGGAAG CACGAGGAAGCTTCATTGGAGATGTTTAATCACTTGCTAGAAAGCAATGGTCTGAAAGTTGCTTTCACAGAAAATCACCTAAATTCAGATGATATTATATTTATCCAAGAGCAGATCAATTGGAACCCATCAACTGAAGCAAGGGACCAAGAG TGGCCATTCAGTGGCCGGCCCAGAGAGAAGGGCTTTCTGTATGAAATTGTCGCCAACAAGAGAAATGGGATTGATGTTGATAAGTGGGATTATTTTGCCAG GGACTCTTATCACCTGGGGATGCAGAACAACTTTGATTCCACGCGCTTCCTCAAGTTTGCTCGAGTTTGTGAAATTGATGACGAACAGAAAACCAAGTTGATTTGCACTCGAGATAAG GAGGCTGGTAATCTGTATGACATGTTTCACACACGTTATACTTTGCATTGCAGAGCCTGTCAGCATAATGTGGTCAATGGCATTGAATGTAT GATCACAGATGCACTGGTGCTGGCAGATCCGCATATCCAGATAAGTGGTACAGGTGGGACGCTTTATCAAATGTCCACATCAATTGATGACATGGAGGCTTACACCAAACTGACAG ATGATATATTTCAGCAAATCTTAAGGTCATCTGACCAAAATctgaaaga gGCACAGAAAATCCTCCAAAATGTCATTGACCGCAAGCTCTACAAATGCGTTGGGCATGTTCGGCCTGAAGAAAAAAGAGAAGTTAAAAAA aAAGAAGAACACAAACTGCCTGCTGAGGTGGCCACCGCATTGAAAATTCCGGGTGTCCAATTTTCCCCAGAAGATTTCATAGTAAAG GTTGTTCATTTGGACTACGGAATGGAGgaggaaaatcccattgacaaggCTTGGTTCTATTGCAAGGACAACCAAAACCAGGCAGTCAAAATCCCTAAAGCTCAG GTGTCTCAGTTGCTGCCAGAGAGGTTTAAGGAGCAGCTGATCCAAGTGTATTGTAAGACGTTCGATAAGGACAGTGTGAAAGCAGCCAAGAAGCACTTTGAAAAATGGTGCATCAACAGGAAATTCACTGAACTCAGG gatgatgatgatgatgatgacacTGCTCCTGAGGGTCGTCCCAAACGACAGCGACAGTAA